A window from Deltaproteobacteria bacterium encodes these proteins:
- the rsxC gene encoding electron transport complex subunit RsxC, with translation MNLKTFERGVHPSYHKELTAERPVEPAGLPGLAVVPLQQHIGAPCEPLVKRGDRVEEGQKIGDARAFVSAPVHASISGKVKDVALHPYPGGGRVLSVFIEGDGERKDWDAAGEEVDIDAVDAEKLRSIVREAGIVGMGGAAFPSAVKLSPPGGRAMDHVILNGCECEPFLTSDHRLMVEEPRKVLMGLKIIMKTVGAARASIGIEDNKPDAIEALGKEARGLVPGLEIVPLETKYPQGAEKMLIKAVLGRTVPLGKLPLDVGVVVNNVGTAVAIYEAVRYGKPLIERVVTVSGNGVKEPRNLLVRIGTSFDEVIGRCGGLAGEGEIEILNGGPMMGIAQTSLDVPVIKGTSGITLLRAGTIKPAEYGPCIRCASCVEACPMGLMPYRIGDLGRLYMVDAFEGWSGEGCIECGCCSFVCPSKRPLVQWIRLGKLKLRESRREAAAR, from the coding sequence ATGAATCTTAAGACCTTCGAGCGGGGTGTCCACCCCTCATACCATAAAGAGCTCACCGCCGAGAGGCCCGTCGAGCCGGCCGGGCTGCCCGGCCTCGCCGTCGTTCCCTTGCAGCAGCACATCGGCGCTCCCTGCGAGCCCCTGGTTAAGAGGGGCGACCGCGTAGAGGAGGGGCAGAAGATCGGCGACGCCAGGGCCTTCGTCTCGGCGCCGGTCCATGCCTCCATCTCGGGCAAGGTCAAGGACGTGGCCCTCCACCCCTACCCCGGCGGAGGCCGTGTGCTCTCGGTCTTCATAGAGGGCGACGGCGAGAGGAAAGACTGGGACGCCGCCGGCGAAGAGGTCGACATCGACGCCGTTGACGCCGAGAAGCTGCGCTCGATTGTGCGCGAGGCCGGCATAGTGGGCATGGGTGGCGCCGCCTTCCCGTCGGCCGTAAAGCTGTCGCCGCCGGGAGGCAGGGCCATGGACCACGTGATCCTCAACGGCTGCGAGTGCGAGCCCTTCCTCACCTCGGACCACAGGCTCATGGTCGAGGAGCCCCGCAAGGTGCTGATGGGGCTGAAGATAATCATGAAGACCGTCGGCGCTGCGCGCGCCTCCATAGGCATAGAGGACAACAAGCCCGACGCCATCGAGGCCCTCGGCAAGGAGGCCCGCGGGCTCGTGCCGGGCCTCGAGATAGTCCCGCTCGAGACCAAGTACCCCCAGGGGGCCGAGAAGATGCTCATAAAGGCCGTGCTCGGCCGGACGGTGCCGCTGGGCAAGCTGCCGCTCGACGTGGGCGTGGTGGTCAACAACGTGGGCACGGCCGTGGCCATCTACGAGGCCGTCCGCTATGGAAAGCCCCTCATAGAGCGGGTCGTCACTGTGAGCGGCAACGGCGTGAAGGAGCCGCGAAACCTCCTCGTCCGCATAGGCACGAGCTTCGACGAGGTCATCGGCCGGTGCGGCGGCCTTGCGGGCGAGGGCGAGATAGAGATCCTCAACGGCGGCCCCATGATGGGCATTGCCCAGACCTCGCTCGACGTGCCGGTCATAAAGGGCACCTCGGGCATCACGCTTCTTCGGGCCGGGACGATAAAGCCGGCGGAGTACGGCCCCTGCATCAGGTGCGCAAGCTGTGTCGAAGCCTGTCCCATGGGGCTCATGCCCTACAGGATAGGGGACCTGGGAAGGCTCTACATGGTCGACGCCTTCGAGGGCTGGAGCGGCGAGGGCTGCATAGAGTGCGGCTGCTGCTCCTTTGTCTGTCCCTCCAAGCGGCCGCTCGTACAGTGGATAAGGCTCGGCAAGCTCAAGCTCCGGGAGTCCCGGCGCGAGGCGGCCGCCCGGTAG